One Acidobacteriota bacterium genomic window, TCGGGTTGAACTCCCCCCGGGCCTGCTTTTCCACCGCCCGCACCAGGCCCACCAGGCAATCCTTGATCACCTCCATGGGCAGGCCGGCGAGATGGGCCTGGAACGGGAATTGGGTGTAGAGATCGTGGGCGTGGTGGTAGATGTAGGCTTGGCGCTCCTGGGCGTGGAAGTTGTCCCCCAGCAGATCGCGGATCAGCGCCTCCATCTCCGGATCGATGGTAAACAGGATGTGCGGGCCATAGTCGAACTTATACCCCCCGACCTCCTTCGACCGCGCCAACCCGCCGACCCGGGACTCCCGCTCGTAGACCTGCCATTCGTCCTGTCCAGCCTGCTGGAAGGTGTAGGCTGCGGACATTCCCGCCAGTCCTCCCCCCAGGATCAGATTCTGTCGTTCTTTCATACGTCGAGAAATTCCCGTTGAGCGCCCTGCCGAGCCTTCGCTCACCGGCTCGGATCCCTCATCCCTCGAGGATCGGGCGAGCTGGGCATGGGTGCAGCGAGGAGAAGTGCGTTTCAGAGAGCTTTGCGGCAGCGACCCGGCGTGCCACCGCAGGAGCCCCGCCATTCTCCCCCAAAGCCCTCGGCGGGTAAAGGCACGCTTCCCCCGGTGGTTTCCCGAGTTGCATCGCGCCACCACTCCGAGGGCGCTCCTCGCCCTTTTTCCATCTCCGCCCTGATACGCTTCGCGCAGTCCGGCACCGGGCTGGGAAGCCGCTTCATCCGAGTCCCTTCCCCCCGGTCCATCCATCCCTTGCCGAAGAGGGCCCCCCATGGCTCAAGAGCCTGATCGCGACAGCCACCCGCCGACGAGCTCCCCCGATCCTGCTCCGCAGATGAATCATCCCCTTCGCGGACCGCTGCTCCTGTTCACCGTGGTTCTCGGCTTCACCCTCATCTACTTCATGCAGGAGCTGCTGAGGCCGATCTTCTTGGCGGTGTTGCTCAACTTCCTGCTGCGAGGTCCGGTGGGCTGGCTCGAGAAGCTCAAGATCCCACGGTCCGTGGGAGCCGCGGTGGCCCTTGCCGCCATCGGCTGTCTCCTCGTGGTGGGCCTGGCCCAGCTCACCGAGCCCGCCAACCGGTGGATGCAACGCCTGCCCCGCACCGCCAACCAGCTGGAGCGGGACCTGCGGGAGCTGCGCAAGCCGGTGGAAGATATGGGCCGAGCCGCCGAGCAGGTCCAGGACATGGTGGACATGGACCAGGGCAGCAAGGACCAGACGGTAAAGGTGCGGGAGGAATCCGCCGGTCAAACCGTCTTCCGTCGGCTGCGGCTGCTCGCCAGCAATCTGCTGCTGGTGCTCTTCATTCTCTACCTGCTGCTGGTCTTCGGCGACGATATCGTGCAACGCAGCATCCAGCAGCTGGCACGGCCACACAGTCGGCGGCGGGCCAAGCTCATCGCCAACGGCATCGAGCAGGACATCTCCACCTATCTGCTGACCATTTCGGCGATCAACGCCTGTCTGGGGGTATTGGTGGGAGTGGTGGCCTACGGAGTCGGGCTCCCCAGCCCGTGGCTGTGGGGCACCATGGCGGCGCTGCTCAACTTCGTTCCCTATGTGGGGGCCGCGGTGGGCGTGGCCATCATCGCCCTGGTGGCCTACACCAGTGTCGAGCCTCTGTCCCGAGCCCTGCTGGCCCCGGGCCTCTATGCCCTCCTGACCACGCTGGAAGGCATGTTGATCACCCCAGTGACCGTTGGCAGCCGTTTCTCCCTGAACCCCCTCATCGTCTTTCTATGGCTTCTCCTCTGGGGCTGGATGTGGGGTATTACCGGCGCCCTCATCGCCATCCCTCTTCTCACCATGATCAAAGTGCTGGCGGATCAGATTCCCAGCTGGAGACCGGTGGGGGCGATCATGGCCGGGTCCAGGAGCAAGCGACGAGACAAGAGCAAGAGCTGATCCCCGTCACCATGCCCCGTCAAGCCATTAGCCGGTGATAGACGGCGGTGGTCTCGGGCAGCGGCTCGACCCCGAGCTCGTCCAGGAGCAGAACGCTCAGCCGGTCGTATTGGCGGCGCACCAGGTCTCGGCGGCCCTGGGCGGCGTAGATGCGCATGACCTCGGTCTGCACGGCCTCCTCCAGGGGATCCTCGATGAGCACGGCCCGATAAGCATCCAGGGCTCGTTCCAGGTCCCCCAGCTCCGAGCGCACCTCTCCCACATCCCGCAGCAGGATCAGGTAGGCCCGATAGAGTTCCTCCCGTCGCCGGGCCGCCCAGGGATCGTACACACCCTGGAGAAACACGCCGCGATAGAAGCGCCAGGCCGCCGCGAAATGCTCGGCGGCACCTGTGGGATCACCGGCCCGTCGCAGCTCGATGCCCGCCTCCCGGTGAGCCTCGAAGGCGTCCAGATCAATGCGCCAACGATAGTCCGGGTTGAGCTCGTAGCCGCCGCTGCGGTAGACCACCGGCTTGAGCGAGGAGTCTCGCCCCCCGCCTAGATCCCGGCGCAGATAGCTGAGGGTGGGATGGAAATTGCGCCGGATGGCCTCGGAGCCCTCGCCGGCGAAGAGAGCTTCGGTGAGCTCTTCCTTGCCCGCGCGCCGCCCCGGTGTCGAAGCCAGGTAAGCGAAGAGGCTGAGCCCGCGGTTGAGGGTCCAGGAAACCTCCCTTGGTTCTCCCTGGGGCGGGCTCAGCAGGACCTGGGCATCGCCGAATAAGAAGACCTGGTAGAGCGGTTCGCTGCTTTCGCCGGCAGCGGCCACCGCTCCGACGGGCGCGACTGTCGTTGCCGGCGATGGGATGGGGCGCGTCGCCGAAGCCGGCGAAACGGCGCCTTCAGAATCCGGCGCCCCGCCGGGCGGCGACGAGTCCTGGGACCGTTCCAGGAACGCTCGAAGCAGCACCGGTAGACGCTTGGCGCCGCTCTCCCGATCCAGGAGCCGAAAGCCTTCTAGCCGCGGATCCTCGGGTGACCAGCCGAGGGCAGAACCCGCCTCCCCCGCCGAAGCCTCCAACGACGGGCCCAATACGTCATAGCTGAGGAAGGCATCCAGCGCCGGTAGCCGAACCAGCTCCGAAGAGACCGGGGCCGGCCCGGAGTGCTTAGCGCTGCGGGCGGTACTGAAGGCTTCGGCGGCCAGACGCAGGGGCAGATACCAGCCGTCCGTGGCGGCACGCCAGGTCTCCGCGGTGGCCAGATCGAGGTTGGTCCCCGCCACCGCCTGCCAGAGGTCCGCCACCTCCTCGGCCTCCAGCAACCACTCCGCCGGGTGCACCGCCTCGCCTTCCATCGAGACCCCCGAGGGCGTCTCGGAGATCGGCGGATCCATCGGAACCGGCAGGAGCAGTGGCAAGCCCAACGGCAGATGATCGAGGGCCCGGGGGGAGACGGTGCTCGGCGGCCGGCGACAGACGAGGAAGCGAGCTCCCGCTGCCCGCGCCTGCTCGAGACTGCGAGCCAGGGCTGGACCATCCGCCAGTACCGTCGGCGGCACTTGGTAGCCCACCCCCCGTGCCAGCTCCCGCAGCACCAGCCGGCGACCGGCACCGGGCCACGCCCGCAGGCGAATCACCGGCCCTTCTGCGGCCTCCAACCGCCGGCGGAGACGCTCTACGTATCGTTGCGGCCACGGTAGAGCCGCTTCGGTTCGGCTCTGGGGCGAAGGCCCCTCGCCGCCTGACTTTCCAGGGGTCTCGGGTTGGCTCACGACTCCCGCAGCCGGGTCTGCACCACCTGCATATCCTCCCAGGTGGGTCGCTTGAGGCTTTGATTGCGCAGCAACGCCGCCGGGTGGTAGGTCACCCGCAGCTGGCAGCCCAAATAGTCGAACCACTGGCCCCGCATCCGTCCCAGGGACAGGTCGGTGCCCAGCAGCGTCTGGGCCGCCACCCGTCCCAGGGCGACGATGACCTTCGGCCGGATGAGCCGAATCTGCTGCTCCAAGTAGCCGATGCAAGCCGAGACCTCGTCGGGCTTGGGGTCGCGATTGCGCGGCGGCCGGCATTTGACGATGTTGGCGATGTAGACCTGCTCCCGGCGCAGCTCGATGGCCTGGATGATGCGGTTGAGCAACTGGCCCGCTGCTCCCACGAAGGGCTCACCTTGTTGGTCCTCGTGGTAACCGGGCCCCTCTCCGATGAACATCAGCTGGGCCTGGGGATCCCCGGTGCCGAAGACCACGTGGGTACGACCCTCGGCGAGGCCACAGCGGGTGCAGGTGGAAGCCTCCTGAGCGAGGATGCGGAGCCGTTCCACGGGATCTCCGGAGTCAGCGGCCTCTCCCGCTTCGGCAGTCGGGGCTTCGGCAGGAGGCTCACTCGAAGAGCTAGCAGAAGAATCTGTGGGAGAGGCGGGAGGCGCAGCCTGCTCGAGCTGCCCGGCCTGTCCGCTCTGGCTGCTCTGCCCCGTCTGCCCAGGCTGGCCGGTGGACGGTCCAGTCTCCTTCCGAGCAGCTTGTCCGGAACCCTGCCGGTGCGCGGGGGCGCTCGAGGCCTCGCCGGCGGTTGGGCGCGCTACTGCCGACTCCCGGGACTGCAAATAGAGCTCGCCGTAGCCGACGTCGCCCAGGTATTGGAGCAGGGGGTCGAGATCGTCGGTGCCGGCCTCGGAGCCGGGAGGAGTCCCGGGACCGGCGTCAGGTGAGGACTTCTTGGCGCTCATCCAGCTCTGCCTCGGCCGCTGGGGCCCGGCTCGATTCTGTCTCTAGGGAGTCCGTCTTCTGGGAGCCCGTCTTCTGGGATGCGAAATGCTCCCCAACGAGCTCCACCAACGCTTCGGCAATCTGATCCTTGGGACGGCGGGAGAGGAAGGTGGGCTCCCCTTCCCGACGATAGACCGTGACCTCGTTGTGCTCACCGCCGAACCCGATATCCGAGCGCGAAACATCGTTGCCGACGATCCAGTGGGCCCCCTTGCGCTGAAGCTTGGCCCGGGCCTCCACCTCCGGATCCCCGGTCTCGGCGGCGAAACCGATGCGCAGAGCCTGGGGTGCCTTCTCCGCCAGCCCCTTCAGGATGTCCGGATTGCGGGTGAGGGGGA contains:
- a CDS encoding AI-2E family transporter, with the translated sequence MAQEPDRDSHPPTSSPDPAPQMNHPLRGPLLLFTVVLGFTLIYFMQELLRPIFLAVLLNFLLRGPVGWLEKLKIPRSVGAAVALAAIGCLLVVGLAQLTEPANRWMQRLPRTANQLERDLRELRKPVEDMGRAAEQVQDMVDMDQGSKDQTVKVREESAGQTVFRRLRLLASNLLLVLFILYLLLVFGDDIVQRSIQQLARPHSRRRAKLIANGIEQDISTYLLTISAINACLGVLVGVVAYGVGLPSPWLWGTMAALLNFVPYVGAAVGVAIIALVAYTSVEPLSRALLAPGLYALLTTLEGMLITPVTVGSRFSLNPLIVFLWLLLWGWMWGITGALIAIPLLTMIKVLADQIPSWRPVGAIMAGSRSKRRDKSKS
- a CDS encoding bacterial transcriptional activator domain-containing protein; protein product: MIRLRAWPGAGRRLVLRELARGVGYQVPPTVLADGPALARSLEQARAAGARFLVCRRPPSTVSPRALDHLPLGLPLLLPVPMDPPISETPSGVSMEGEAVHPAEWLLEAEEVADLWQAVAGTNLDLATAETWRAATDGWYLPLRLAAEAFSTARSAKHSGPAPVSSELVRLPALDAFLSYDVLGPSLEASAGEAGSALGWSPEDPRLEGFRLLDRESGAKRLPVLLRAFLERSQDSSPPGGAPDSEGAVSPASATRPIPSPATTVAPVGAVAAAGESSEPLYQVFLFGDAQVLLSPPQGEPREVSWTLNRGLSLFAYLASTPGRRAGKEELTEALFAGEGSEAIRRNFHPTLSYLRRDLGGGRDSSLKPVVYRSGGYELNPDYRWRIDLDAFEAHREAGIELRRAGDPTGAAEHFAAAWRFYRGVFLQGVYDPWAARRREELYRAYLILLRDVGEVRSELGDLERALDAYRAVLIEDPLEEAVQTEVMRIYAAQGRRDLVRRQYDRLSVLLLDELGVEPLPETTAVYHRLMA
- a CDS encoding uracil-DNA glycosylase; translation: MSAKKSSPDAGPGTPPGSEAGTDDLDPLLQYLGDVGYGELYLQSRESAVARPTAGEASSAPAHRQGSGQAARKETGPSTGQPGQTGQSSQSGQAGQLEQAAPPASPTDSSASSSSEPPAEAPTAEAGEAADSGDPVERLRILAQEASTCTRCGLAEGRTHVVFGTGDPQAQLMFIGEGPGYHEDQQGEPFVGAAGQLLNRIIQAIELRREQVYIANIVKCRPPRNRDPKPDEVSACIGYLEQQIRLIRPKVIVALGRVAAQTLLGTDLSLGRMRGQWFDYLGCQLRVTYHPAALLRNQSLKRPTWEDMQVVQTRLRES